A genome region from Pristis pectinata isolate sPriPec2 chromosome 4, sPriPec2.1.pri, whole genome shotgun sequence includes the following:
- the LOC127569884 gene encoding lysophosphatidic acid receptor 6-like: MVASNTTLCKPDDSFKYTLYSSVYILVFVVGLVSNCVALYVLRCSLKLRNETITYMTNLAVSDLLFVFTLPFRIFYYATRDWPFGDLLCKVSGTLFLTNMYGSILFLTCISADRFLAIVHPFKSRMLRTKRNAIIVCIAVWLTVLAGSVPATFLRTTSEKANQTKTCFENFSNEIWKNFLSKIVIFIEIVGFVIPLLLNLFCFSMVLRTLRQPITLSRSKFNKKKVLRMIVVHFLIFLCCFVPYNITLVMYSLVRTGAVRNCSVVTTVKTMYPITLCFAVSNCCFDPIVYYFTSETFQNSIKRKSKSLRFDSDLETLHTAGFLTNNLRTLKSKTLSLDSTV, from the coding sequence atggtaGCCTCCAACACCACTCTTTGTAAGCCTGATGATTCCTTTAAGTATACATTGTACAGCAGCGTATACATCCTGGTATTCGTCGTCGGCCTCGTGTCAAACTGTGTCGCCCTGTATGTTTTGAGGTGTTCCTTAAAATTAAGGAACGAAACCATAACATACATGACAAACCTTGCCGTGTCAGACCTGCTGTTTGTCTTCACGCTGCCATTTCGGATTTTCTACTATGCGACCAGGGACTGGCCTTTTGGGGATTTGTTGTGCAAGGTTTCGGGGACGCTGTTTCTCACCAACATGTACGGGAGTATCCTGTTCCTGACCTGCATCAGCGCCGATCGTTTTCTGGCTATCGTTCACCCTTTTAAATCGAGAATGCTGAGAACGAAGAGAAATGCGATCATTGTGTGCATTGCTGTGTGGCTGACTGTGCTGGCAGGAAGTGTTCCGGCGACTTTCTTGCGAACGACCAGTGAGAAGGCCAATCAGACGAAAACCTGCTTTGAAAACTTTTCCAACGAGATCTGGAAGAACTTCTTGTCAAAGATTGTAATATTCATCGAGATAGTCGGTTTTGTAATCCCGCTGCTGCTAAACCTGTTCTGCTTTTCAATGGTGTTGAGGACTTTACGCCAGCCCATTACTCTTTCCCGCAGTAAATTCAACAAGAAGAAAGTCCTCCGAATGATTGTTGTCCATTTCCTAATTTTTCTCTGCTGCTTTGTGCCGTACAATATAACGCTAGTGATGTATTCGCTGGTGAGGACTGGAGCAGTGAGAAATTGCTCGGTGGTAACTACAGTCAAAACAATGTATCCCATCACACTATGCTTTGCTGTCTCTAACTGCTGCTTTGACCCCATCGTTTATTACTTTACTTCAGAAACCTTTCAGAATTCAATCAAGAGGAAGTCGAAGTCGCTAAGGTTCGACTCGGATTTGGAGACCTTGCACACTGCGGGCTTCCTCACCAATAATCTGCGGACATTAAAATCTAAAACGCTCAGTTTAGATTCGACTGTTTAG